A window from Vanessa atalanta chromosome 16, ilVanAtal1.2, whole genome shotgun sequence encodes these proteins:
- the LOC125069769 gene encoding congested-like trachea protein: MSEKSSPIKYFLSGGFGGVCTVLAGHPMDTIKVRLQTMPLPKPGETALYGGTWDCFKKTIQKEGFRGLYKGMSAPLTGVAPIFAISFFGFGLGKKLIKSDENQVLTKPELFAAGAFSGIFTTSIMAPGERIKCLLQIQQGGNVPQKYSGMLDCARQLYAEGGMRSIYKGSVATILRDVPASGMYFMTYEWVKEVLVPQDANAKMKMVATIVAGGCAGIANWLVGMPADVLKSRLQTAPEGTYPNGMRDVFKQLMEREGPTALYKGVTPVMIRAFPANAACFVGFELAVNFLNWVAPNL, encoded by the coding sequence atgtcagaGAAAAGTAGCCCCATCAAATATTTTCTCAGTGGGGGATTTGGCGGGGTATGCACTGTCTTAGCGGGACATCCTATGGACACAATTAAAGTAAGATTACAGACTATGCCCTTGCCTAAACCAGGCGAAACAGCTCTGTATGGTGGAACTTgggattgttttaaaaaaactattcaaaaaGAGGGTTTCCGTGGCCTCTATAAAGGAATGTCAGCACCCTTAACAGGAGTTGCTCCTATATTTGCGATAAGTTTCTTCGGATTTGGACTTggtaaaaagttaattaagtcTGATGAAAATCAGGTTCTTACTAAACCGGAATTGTTTGCCGCGGGTGCTTTTTCTGGTATTTTTACTACCTCTATAATGGCCCCTGGTGAACGTATCAAATGCTTACTTCAAATCCAGCAGGGAGGGAATGTACCACAGAAGTATAGTGGCATGCTTGACTGTGCCAGACAGTTATATGCGGAAGGTGGTATGAGGAGTATCTACAAGGGCAGTGTTGCGACTATCTTAAGAGATGTGCCTGCCAGTGGCATGTACTTTATGACCTACGAGTGGGTAAAGGAAGTACTTGTTCCACAAGATGCAAATGCTAAAATGAAAATGGTTGCGACAATTGTTGCAGGGGGATGTGCAGGTATAGCTAACTGGCTAGTAGGCATGCCCGCTGATGTTTTAAAGAGTAGATTGCAGACAGCTCCTGAAGGGACATATCCTAATGGTATGAGGGATGTTTTCAAACAGCTTATGGAGAGAGAAGGACCAACAGCACTATATAAAGGTGTGACTCCCGTCATGATCAGAGCATTCCCAGCGAATGCTGCTTGCTTTGTAGGATTTGAATTGGCTGTGAATTTCCTTAACTGGGTAGCTCCCAATCTCTGA